The region CATTTTCTAAAATAATCATCCCAAACAGTGAGTCAAACATAGTTTTGCCAATCCCACCATTTTTTATTTCCACGGAAATATTAGCTTTTGGGGAACTTTCATTTCCGGAAATTTGTGTTGCAAAGTTTAAGTTACCATGAACGCCTAAGTTAGTTTTCGTGAAAACTTCAATTAATCCTGCATCAATATTGTTACCGGCTATTTCAACATTTAAATCGCCACCTAACACAATACTGCCTTTAGCCAGCAACACTCCTTGAGCTTGGGTTGCCGTAAACTCATTGATTGACACAATATTGTTAGCAAAACTGATATCAACATCAATAGTATCTAATGAGTAGTTTTTAATATTACCGTTTCTAACATTCCCTTTAAGCCAAACCTGCGGATTATCAGTAAACCCACCAATAGTTATTTGACCATTCAAATCACCATCAAGCCAATCTTGTTTAAGATTAAACATTGCTAAGAGTGGATTTAGCTTCGCGTTTTTAACAGCTACCGCACCGTTAATTTTATTGTTATTAAGATTAATATTAGCGGTAAAGTCATACTGTCCTGAGCCTTGTGCAAAACCAAAATTCTTAACTTTGATGATTTGATTGACAAACTCAAAGTCTCCGTTAACATTGTTTATTTTCTGCTCATTAAAAACCAATTCCGGTGCTTCAATTTTTCCAATAAAGTGCGGGTTACCAACAGTCCCAGTCACAGCACCGTTGAATTTTGCAATACCACTAACCGGATATGGCAAGTTTAAGTTTAGTCTTGCCAAATCAATATTATTCGCTACAATATTAAAATTCAAATTTTTAGCAGCATCAATATTCCCTTGCAAATTAACTTGTAAGTTCGGAGCATTAATTTCACAATTTTCCACAAAAATAATTTTATCTTTTATTCTATACTTACTTTTCACCTTACTTAAAAGCAATTTATTATAACTGCCCTCGGTTAACGTTATTTCACCGCCTAACACAATATCATCCAAAGTCCCTGCAACCACAATTTCATTATCAACATTACCGGTTAGAGGTACTCCCGGCATCAGAACTTGGATAAGATTTTCTGCTCGAGCTTTTTGCGTTTTAATTTTAAGATCAATAGCAGGATTATCTTCTAAAGTTACGCTACCGGTAATTTCATGTTTAGTAACGCCTGATTCTAATACAAATTCATCAATTAACAATTTGTTTTGTACTAGCTTAATAGCTCCTGTCAATAAAGCAAACGGCTGATTATAAAGCGATCCATTCTCTGCCGCTAACTCTAACTTAATTTCCGGATTGTCTATAGTTCCGCTGATTTGTGCAAACACATCTGCATTTCCGCTAATTTCTATTTTTTCATTATAATTTTTCATTAACTCTAGCGGAATTTTATTACCATACATAGTGAAAGCTAAATTATTGTGGAGCATTTTTCCACTTAAGCTAGCCTGTCCTTGTGCTAACGCAATATTAAGATAATTAACAATATAATCTGAGCCTTTTTTATAAAAACTAGCTTCTACTTTCTTAAATTGAACATTGTTGTACTGACCATCTTTAAGTTCAACATTACCATAAATTAAGGCCTCTGCTAAATTCTTGCCAGCCATCGTTATATTAAAGTCAGCCTTACCACTTACTGCTTGCGTTAAATTTTCTACTGCCATATTTTTACCAACAGCACTAATGTTAAAGTCCTGAGTTTTAATATTGTAATTACCATTTGCAGTAACCTTGCCATTCCCCTGCAAAATTGTCCCGTGGTGAATTGTTACAAGGTCGTCTTTATAGCTCAAATCCAGCATTATTTTATTAAAAGTTCGCCCTTGTATTGCAAGATTATTAATTGTTACATCACCACTAAGCTGAGGTTTTTGAACAGAACCAAATACAAACAGTTCAAAGTCAACTTTACCAGCTGTCACAAAATCTTGTTTTATTTTAGTAAGATCAAAATTGTTACTTTTAACTTTCAAATTAAGGTTTAACTCATCCTGAAAGTCAATTTCACCAGATACTCCCACTAATTGTTGATTGATAGCGCCACTGCTATATACTCTCATTTTATTATTGTCAAAAATCAAATAGCCGGCAATATCATTGATTGCATAATCTTTGTAAGTAGCAGTAACTTTATTAAATTCAGTCATCCCTTGAACTTTAAACTCATCATCACTGCCGGTTATTGTAAGCTCAAGATTATTAATATTACCATTAATTATT is a window of Negativicutes bacterium DNA encoding:
- a CDS encoding translocation/assembly module TamB domain-containing protein; its protein translation is MTKKYSIIISLTIVIVAVLITGYFKSTAFMQQTAVNIADNLTQKLGVTLKIDKIEISGFNKVKLSKVLIYDKSNQELADSEEIGISFSYLNLFRNLSFTESITEVLLSKPNFSLKQNKEGVWNFKDLISPDKSSDEDFYGKVKIVKGKATITVPEKTIFFDNINGLVDFITIKNYDIDLALTTEESMVTVAGNWGQDNTLKVNINNGKIENYTAFIPQNNDFKIINGNINNLELTITGSDDEFKVQGMTEFNKVTATYKDYAINDIAGYLIFDNNKMRVYSSGAINQQLVGVSGEIDFQDELNLNLKVKSNNFDLTKIKQDFVTAGKVDFELFVFGSVQKPQLSGDVTINNLAIQGRTFNKIMLDLSYKDDLVTIHHGTILQGNGKVTANGNYNIKTQDFNISAVGKNMAVENLTQAVSGKADFNITMAGKNLAEALIYGNVELKDGQYNNVQFKKVEASFYKKGSDYIVNYLNIALAQGQASLSGKMLHNNLAFTMYGNKIPLELMKNYNEKIEISGNADVFAQISGTIDNPEIKLELAAENGSLYNQPFALLTGAIKLVQNKLLIDEFVLESGVTKHEITGSVTLEDNPAIDLKIKTQKARAENLIQVLMPGVPLTGNVDNEIVVAGTLDDIVLGGEITLTEGSYNKLLLSKVKSKYRIKDKIIFVENCEINAPNLQVNLQGNIDAAKNLNFNIVANNIDLARLNLNLPYPVSGIAKFNGAVTGTVGNPHFIGKIEAPELVFNEQKINNVNGDFEFVNQIIKVKNFGFAQGSGQYDFTANINLNNNKINGAVAVKNAKLNPLLAMFNLKQDWLDGDLNGQITIGGFTDNPQVWLKGNVRNGNIKNYSLDTIDVDISFANNIVSINEFTATQAQGVLLAKGSIVLGGDLNVEIAGNNIDAGLIEVFTKTNLGVHGNLNFATQISGNESSPKANISVEIKNGGIGKTMFDSLFGMIILENDMLQVDQMLLTKGEYKASAYGIVPLAALTKPDENLTVAQQMNLKIKLDHADLSILPVLSDDVSYAFGATKGNINITGTLNNILVNGSVKIDNGTVKLKYLEEAINNLTLDLNFNDDKINLETFSGELGSGYIKLTGFSKIKGFSLTDYNFDLELASPVLTSKYFQGPLQGQLKLSQEKNSPKISGKLLFENCTIDIPMLDEAKDKMPLIRFDIMIDIGKKTRLYNSYLYDLWINGNVNIGGSTRWPKVTGTVNCLRGNVNYLRTVFRIREASAIFNQVGTFMPSLHLEAITKIDRTNISLKINGPVGANNFTLSSSPEMSQQEILSLLTLRSRYFNKINSGSDNGQSNNELTTLIGLGFQVGILSGAENEIRKGLGLDEFQLVRDTISEKADDKNNKVDQEIYNLEFGKYISDKVLLKYTMGVDYEHYAMGVRYDLDNTFSITADIDQDNKSKIGLEKRFKF